The nucleotide window agactgagtttgcaaacttgattaaaataaaggctctttgcttttacatatgggactcggtctctttgttggcttttgtggggaccccgCAGATTTGGGCACAAGTCAAAAGACAGGGAAAGGGGCTGTGGAATATTATCTTGTGGACATGACACAGCCAATgaaattaggattttttttcttggtcccaatgcagtcctgcctgtcctggaactcgctatgtagatcaggcttctctctctctctctctctctctctctctctctctctctctctctccacatgtgCAGGAggtcacagaaatcctcctgcctctaccttcggAGTAGAGGAATTCAAGGCCTGCACCAACATGCCTGGTTTACACTGTCTCTAGTTAAATACCCATTGATAAACCCAGGTTCTAACAGATAGCTTGAAAGCCTTGGTCACACACATGGCCTTGATTAAACTCAGTAAGTCACAGAAGAAAACGACATACACTGGGGAAAGGGACTTGTGAAGAAGGTCGGAGTGTGTAAAAGGTGATGGGGTTCTCAGATGCTGGATACCTGGAAGGTTGCTGAACGAGGCTGACACCAAGCACCACGGATTCTTCTAACATCATGCAAAGCCACAGTGGTCCAGGAAGGGGCGGGTGTTGGAGCTGGGGCAATGTCAGCCAATTGGAGGCGAAGGGAGAGAAGCGACCAATGATAAACGGCTCTTGAGGGTGACTCTGCCAACGAGGCTCCAGTTCGGCGCAAGCAAGCGCGCCCGTCGCGCTGGACTACGGGACGCTGCAGAGCTGAGGGGCCCAAAGGGATACAGTACGGCGCCCGAGTCACGTGTCCCAGAGGTGCCCGAGTTCCTCTGGAGTCAGGGACATTTTCTGTAGGCAAAGGTCATAGGGCCTtgggttggggtgtgtgtgtctgtgaggtggAGTTGGAGGAGCACCCGACTGCAATGTGACAATGTGATCTCGGCCGAAGGACAAAGGTCTAGAGTTAGGTCGGGGGGCCGTGGGCTGGGCGATCCGGTGGGGTTGTGGCCTTACGACTCAAAGAAGTAAGCGTGGAGCGGGCTCTCCACTGAGGTCCTGTGATGAGGAGGGCGGGGATGCCCACGGGTTTACTACCAAATAGATAAGTAGAGACCACAACTCTCTTCCGATGCTGCTGTGATCCCTGCGCTGGCCTACTTTTAGATTGGAGGTGGTGACGTCAGGGGGCGGAATTAGCCTCACTAGGGGTGTGGCCTCAGCCCAGCCTAGATGCGTCTGTGGGCGGGGCGTGGCAGCTCGGGGGCGTGGTTCAGGAGAGGGTGGACGATCCTGCTTCCGGATTAGCTTATAGTGCTCAGGTTCTGGCTCTGTGCTTTCTTACTTAGGTTCCGCTTCATGGAGACTCCCGTGGCCGCCGCACCTGCTGGGGGTTTCTTCCCCTCGTTCCTGCTCCTGGCGTTTGGGACACTGGTGGCTGCTGTGCTGGGCACTGCTCACAGACTGGGGCTCTTCTATCAGCTGATGCACAAGGTGCTTatggcaggaggagaggagggctaCGGGTTAGGAGGAGGGGCCTGAAGGCGCTCCTCCAGCTCATCCACTGTGCTGGTGGGTAAAGCGAGTCCCGACTAGTTCAGAGTCGTTGGGAGATTCTTTACAGAGCTTTGTCCCTTTGCCAAACTGTATGTGGGCTCTGGACTTTGTATCTAGTTCGAGATAATGGGGAAACTGTCTCTGTCTGGATAGTACACACTCTGCCTAGCTCCATACCCAGGGGCCTGAGTCATTTTAACAGAGCAGGCCTTTTTAGACATAGTGGGATTGGTGGGCAAAAGGCAGGCAGGGGAGGGACTGGGCTTCGATACTAGGCTACACGAGGGTTCAAAGCTCTTCCGAGGGAGGGACTTTCTTAACATCTGTTACCATCGAAATTGGTGCTATCATTTCTGTCCTTGTGTTCGCAAGAGGAAACCCATCTACAGAAAAGTTTAGTATTTGCTCTAGATGACAGGTTTGGAAAGAGCTGACCCCACATGTCATATTCTAAATCGTTCCATTGTGAGAAATTTCTGCCCCCTGACCCAGTCCTTTCTCTTCTAGTGGAGCTGTGTCAGTGAccttgaggtgtgtgtgtggctgttgAAGCTACCCGTTACTGAGGCTTGGATGCTCAGGGCAGTCTGTGCCAGGAGGCACTTCTGTGCTAGGCATGTGGCAGCTGGCAGCGTGTCAGCTGGATACGAGACTCATGAGCAGAGCGAGAGGGAGGCAATAGGCTGGAATTAGCACTCCAGgtgccaggccctgcagggataCCAGAAAGCAGGCACAAGGCCAAGCCAGGGGCCTTTGGCCTCTTGCCAAGCTTCCCTGGGTTCTGTAGATCTGCCCTCATTTTCTCCTGACTGGTTGAATATCTCTGGAGCAGGCGATGTAATCTACTGAGCCACATAAGAGCATAGCCCCTATCTTAGCCTGGGACTTGGTAGGCTGAGAAAAGATGACCACAGGTTCAAACTCAGCTTAGGCGACACAGGGGTTCAAAGCCATTCTGGGGAGCATAGTGAGacctttaaaacataaaaaggcTCATGAggcagcttagtggtagagtgatTGTCTAACATGGTCTGTAccttgggttcagtcctcagtgcTGCTGCAAAACAAACGGTTCTGTTGGACTCTGTCACTTGGGAAAGTCTTGGTGTCCTTCGCTGTAGGAAAAAAGAGAACAGTAAGATTTGCTAGGACAGCATACTCTGACTATTTGCTATAGTGTGGTATGTCCCTAACCAACATCTGTGTTCTGTCCTCTCCCCCTGCTCCTGGGCTGGCCTGTTactgtctttttccttctctcccctggCTCAGGTGGACAGGACAAGCATTCGGCATGGTGGGGAGAGTGTGGCGGCTGTGCTCAAGGCCCATGGCGTGCGGTTTGTCTTCACACTGGTTGGTGGGCACATTTCCCCACTGCTGGTAGCCTGTGAGAAGCTGGGCATCCGTGTGGTAGACACTCGCCATGAGGTGACTGCTGTCTTTGCTGCCGATGCTGTGGCCCGCCTGACTGGTAAGGGTAACATATGGAGGGCCGGGGGCTGGCGGGACAGTGACATGGAACCTGTACACGAGAGGTGTGGGGGTAGGGTGATGGCTGGCAGGGTGGCATGGTTGTCATCGCTCTGTCTCCCAGGGACAGTGGGCGTGGCCGCAGTGACAGCTGGTCCTGGCCTTACCAACACAGTAACTGCAGTGAAGAATGCTCAGGTGGCCCAGTCTCCGGTCCTGCTTCTGGGTGGGGCTGCCAGCACCCTGCTGCAGGTGTGTAGTAAGAGGAGCGGGCTGTGTCCTTAAGTGTGGTCAGGGTCCCCAGGAAAAGCTTCCTGAGCTTACCTAATAACCATCCCACCCCTTCTCTGCCAGAAACGGGGAGCACTCCAGGCCATTGACCAGATGTCTCTGTTCAGACCGCTTTGCAAGTTTTGTGCCTCTGTGCGAAGGGTACGAGACATTGTACCTACCCTGAGGGCCGCAATGGCTGCGGCCCAGTCAGGCACCCCAGGTAGGTGGAGGAGGGAGCTGGATAGCAATAAGGTCCTGGGGGTTTGGGGGTTGCAACAGCAGGCACCATAGGCTTGGAGTCTTCCTGTCCCTGCAGGTCCGGTGTTTGTGGAGCTGCCCCTGGATGTGCTGTATCCCTACTTCATGGTAGAGAAGGAGATGGTGCCAGCCAAGCCGCCCAAGGGCTTCATGGGTCGAGTGGTCTCCTGGTGAGAACTGCCATTCCCCTACACACCTCCTCCATTGTTCTCCTCTTTCTCAGTCTTCTCCCCCAACacaccctccttcctttctcatgtgagtacatgtgaacTCTGAGGAGCCAGCTCTGGAGAGAACATTCCATGTAAAAGCAATGCATGTGTAAAGGTCCCGAGGCAGGAGGGTACTTAGTGGGTTTGGGAAGGCAAGGCACAGAGGTTGAGAGGTTTTCctacctcctttctttctcctctttctccacatTCACACCTCCACATTCCTGAGCTTCTCCGGCTTCTCCCTTTGCTTGTTGttgcccctcccctcccagaTATTTAGTGGGCCAGATCTCTGCGCAAGATAGGCATTGGACGTCGTCAGTGGACAAGATATTCAGGTTCCTGTGCACTGGTTTGTGAAGATTGTTCTGAGGACCAGGTCAAGCAAAAGTGATTTTTGTCTTAACTTATTCTGGCCCAGAgctctgtgtggcccaggctgttcAGAAACTTGAaaatcctcctctctctgcctctgaaatGCTGGGATCACCAACAGGTGCTCCAGGCCTGCCGGAAGTCTTGTTCTTAAGGCTTCCGGCCTTCAGTCATCTggccctcttctctccctgtccTTTCTCTCAGCGTCACTTGGAAGGCTggctctcttcctgcctcccctttatttatttttattttattagtttttatgaGATAGGAGTTAGCTTTGGAGCCCATGCTGGCTCACAGTTGGGGTCAGTCCTCTTGACTCAGTATCTCTGGTGCTGGATGGTCTTTCCTTTTTAAACCATGTTGCCGTGGCTTCCCATGTTCTTGGCTTCATCTTAGCTCCTTGTAGCCTTGACTCAAACAGACGAGACAGCCTTTAgctctgtgtgtgactgtttcTTGTTGACACTCATGGCAGTCTTTAATGAGACAGCGTGTTCCTTGAGGGCAAGACCTGGGCAGGATTTCTTTTTGTGTCTCAGGGCCTTAGAAACTTGAGGCCTGTGGCCCAGTgagtggggagacagagaaacactgttagAGTGAATGGGTGACATTAATTACTACCACGGACAGAGCATTTTGCAAAATGTTTGCCTCCTCCCCTTCTGGTGGTGTTAGAGGTAGAAACTGAGGCTTCATATACACCAGGCAAGGGCTTTaacactgagccacattcccagacCACAGCATGCCTCATAACCTAAGAGGGTAGCTATAAAAGCTTTCCCAGTTTGGAGAGGAGGAAGCTCAAACAGCTGGGACACTGTAGGGGCAGGGTCTAACCCACCGGTCCAGTTTCTGTGCAGGCATTCTCTGCTCGTGTTTTATATCTGGGGGCTATGTCAGATTAGGGtggttatctgaaaggaggaataAGTACCTGGTGACTTGGCCATTTAGTGTCCCTATGTCATGACTTTCGTCCCTGATTCCTTTCCTGGCCCCTTGGctttcctcagcctccagagtactgtATTAACTTTAGTAACTGATTCCTCCCTGTTCTCACAGGTACTTACAGAACTGCCTGAACAACCTCTTTGTTGGAGCTTGGGAGCCTCATCCTGAGGGACCTCTGCCCCTGGACATTCCCCAGGCATCTCCCCAACAGGTGAATCAACTCTCTTACCTGGCTTAGGACTCCCACTTGGCAAGGCCTCGGCAGATCTTCTCTCTTGGCCAGTGCTGGGCCTCAATCTTGTGGGCTCGTGGGAACCCTGAGATGGCCCtttacatttttagaaaatgtttgtgtgtttgtgtgttgtgtttatACCACTActtgcatgtggagatcagaataCAACTGTGTGGAAttgattctctctttctgccttgacATAAGCTCTGGGGATTCGGTTCAGGCTTTCCAGGCATGTGCTATGACCTGTTAGCTGTCTTGCCAGACTGTGGGATGGCCCTTTGATCTCTACCTGTCACCCCAGGTCCAGCGCTGTGTGGAGATCCTGAGCCGGGCCAAGAGACCCCTGCTGGTGCTGGGGAGCCAGGCTCTGCTGCCCCCAACCCCTGCCAACAAGCTTAGGTGAGGAGTTCCCACCCTGTCTTAGAACAATGGTCTTGGTCTCTGGTGTTCCAGCGGCCTAGGTCATACTGACATCTGCTCTACCTGGACTCTCCCTGCCCACAGGGCTGCTGTGGAGACCCTAGGAGTCCCTTGCTTCCTGGGGGGGATGTCTCGGGGGCTGCTGGGCCGCAACCACCCTCTCCATATCCGGCAGAACCGCAGTGCTGCCCTGAAGAAAGCAGATGTTGTTGTCCTGGCAGGTGGGCTCGGCCTCCCATTCTTCCCTTCGTCCCCAACcttgtccatcctcatgtccagcACCATTTTCCAGCACCCTTCCTTTGTGATCGCTCCTACTTCCTCCTctgcatccacccacccacccctccccttctAAAGGCCTTCTAACAAGCTTGAATATGCAAGCCAGCAAACACCTCAGACTGCAGCTTTGTGCTGTGACCTGGCTTCCCCCAGAGCAAGCATGTGGCTGGGAAACTGCTGGTCCGTGTCATTCACAAGACCACAGTCGTATATATGAACTGTCACTGACTGAAACATTGTTAGGCTGTACAGGACTGTAATGGTGCCCCATATCAGTGGGTCATCGTAAGTTCACGATTACTTACATCTCACCAGCAGGCTAGGTAGGAATCCTCCCTTCCCTTGTGGTGTTGAGGCTATTAGAATCcaaggccttgtacatgctaaatGAGTTTTCTGCTACCCACAAACCCTCATGACCTTTTGACCTTTTCTCTCAGTATGGCACACCGTTGCTTTTGCCACGGTTTCTTGATGAGAGCCAGTCAAGAGGCCTTCCCAGAATCAAGAACTGCAAAGTCATGCTGGCCAGATGGCCTCgtgggtaaaaatgcttgttGCTaagcctggtaacctgagtttgatccctggaccc belongs to Microtus pennsylvanicus isolate mMicPen1 chromosome 8, mMicPen1.hap1, whole genome shotgun sequence and includes:
- the Hacl2 gene encoding 2-hydroxyacyl-CoA lyase 2 is translated as METPVAAAPAGGFFPSFLLLAFGTLVAAVLGTAHRLGLFYQLMHKVDRTSIRHGGESVAAVLKAHGVRFVFTLVGGHISPLLVACEKLGIRVVDTRHEVTAVFAADAVARLTGTVGVAAVTAGPGLTNTVTAVKNAQVAQSPVLLLGGAASTLLQKRGALQAIDQMSLFRPLCKFCASVRRVRDIVPTLRAAMAAAQSGTPGPVFVELPLDVLYPYFMVEKEMVPAKPPKGFMGRVVSWYLQNCLNNLFVGAWEPHPEGPLPLDIPQASPQQVQRCVEILSRAKRPLLVLGSQALLPPTPANKLRAAVETLGVPCFLGGMSRGLLGRNHPLHIRQNRSAALKKADVVVLAGAVCDFRLSYGRVLNRKSKIIIVNRNRDDMLLNSDIFWKPQEAVQGDVGSFMLKLVEGLQGQVWASDWAEELRKADQQKEQTYRDKAATPVSQHLNPVQVLQQVEETLPDNALLVVDGGDFVATAAYLVQPRGPLRWLDPGAFGTLGVGAGFALGAKLCQPDAEVWCLFGDGAFGYSLIEFDTFVRHKIPVMALIGNDAGWTQISREQVSRLGSDVACSLAYTDYHKAAIGLGAQGLILSRDNEDQVVRVLREGQQLCREGHAVVVNILIGRTDFRDGSISV